In Fodinicola acaciae, the following proteins share a genomic window:
- a CDS encoding WD40/YVTN/BNR-like repeat-containing protein, translating into MNVRDFAGVRAEVAARTRLPDPAVLRERGRRRRRTHRSMSITASVLALALVVGGGFGLSQLRSHAGEPMALISTPRPASPYGVVCDTVAYDAKDVYYVINTLWDCYRTTGFILSHSPDAGRTWQTWWMPEVGKGEELPPFLLDRSTLVWRQVISRDGGRTWRSVPQTGPTVAEIPAGWPLAWVDMERSGRQYVAVDPATGQRYPLTSQPNAGLSSLAQGQHLVLPAADGSLWVAVSDDNNHYAVAVSRDHGRSWRRSPALSRSGAFTVASRDGKTAYACGDDMTNKGPDRMFRTTDGGVSWHLVDQPAPTRLCASGELQLVVRADGSLLAVAPWTDGELGGPLMASTDGGRTFRAVPGLPTNLTQIERLPGGGYQLSGVTGNNDDGVRTLVSADGVTFQPVHIPPGASQPG; encoded by the coding sequence ATGAATGTGCGTGATTTCGCCGGCGTACGTGCCGAGGTCGCCGCGCGTACGCGGCTGCCGGACCCGGCTGTGCTGCGCGAGCGCGGCCGCAGGCGCCGCCGCACGCACCGATCGATGTCGATCACCGCAAGCGTGCTGGCGCTGGCGCTGGTGGTCGGCGGCGGCTTTGGCCTGAGCCAGCTGCGGTCGCACGCCGGCGAGCCGATGGCACTGATCAGTACGCCGCGACCTGCCTCGCCGTATGGCGTTGTCTGCGACACCGTCGCGTACGACGCCAAGGACGTCTACTACGTGATCAACACGCTTTGGGACTGCTACCGGACGACGGGCTTCATCCTCTCCCATTCGCCGGACGCCGGCCGGACCTGGCAGACCTGGTGGATGCCGGAGGTGGGAAAGGGTGAGGAGCTGCCGCCGTTCCTGCTCGACCGTTCGACGCTCGTCTGGCGTCAGGTGATCAGCAGGGACGGCGGCCGCACCTGGCGGTCGGTCCCGCAGACCGGTCCCACGGTCGCCGAGATCCCCGCCGGCTGGCCGTTGGCGTGGGTCGACATGGAGCGCAGCGGCCGGCAGTACGTCGCGGTCGACCCGGCCACCGGCCAGAGATATCCGTTGACCAGCCAGCCCAACGCCGGCCTGTCGTCATTGGCGCAGGGACAGCATCTCGTCCTGCCGGCGGCCGACGGATCACTGTGGGTCGCGGTCTCCGACGACAACAACCACTACGCGGTCGCGGTCAGCCGGGATCACGGCCGGAGCTGGCGGCGATCGCCGGCACTGTCCAGGAGCGGCGCGTTCACGGTCGCCAGCCGGGACGGAAAAACGGCCTACGCGTGCGGCGACGACATGACGAACAAAGGTCCTGACAGGATGTTCCGCACGACCGACGGTGGTGTCTCCTGGCACCTCGTCGACCAACCGGCGCCGACCCGTCTTTGTGCGTCAGGTGAGCTGCAACTGGTCGTACGCGCCGACGGCTCGCTGCTGGCGGTGGCGCCGTGGACCGACGGAGAGCTCGGCGGCCCGCTGATGGCCTCGACCGACGGCGGCAGGACGTTTCGAGCCGTGCCAGGTCTGCCGACCAACCTGACGCAGATCGAGCGACTCCCGGGAGGCGGCTATCAGTTGTCCGGCGTAACCGGGAACAACGACGACGGCGTACGTACGTTGGTGTCGGCGGACGGCGTGACATTCCAGCCGGTCCACATTCCGCCGGGC
- a CDS encoding RNA polymerase sigma factor, which translates to MRRPTTSDEAFVERLYRDSSGALVTAAYALTGDLTEAEDVVQEAFIRAFSRPEKVAHADNPVAWMRVVTLNIARSRFRRRERFDHLLRRLRPAEDRLPGLEPDHVVLVQALRRLPRKQREAIALFYLADLPVTDIAESLRVSPNVVKSRLHRGRLALAEQLGDRDLQPLPLITGGRHECA; encoded by the coding sequence GTGCGAAGACCGACCACCTCTGACGAGGCGTTCGTGGAGCGGCTCTACCGGGACTCCTCCGGTGCGCTCGTGACCGCCGCGTACGCGCTGACCGGCGACCTCACCGAGGCCGAGGACGTCGTGCAGGAGGCCTTCATCCGCGCCTTCAGCCGGCCGGAGAAGGTCGCGCACGCGGACAACCCGGTGGCCTGGATGCGGGTGGTGACGCTCAACATCGCGCGCAGCCGGTTTCGCCGGCGCGAGCGCTTCGACCACCTGCTGCGCCGGCTGCGGCCGGCCGAGGACCGGCTGCCCGGCCTCGAGCCCGACCACGTCGTCCTGGTGCAGGCATTACGCCGGCTGCCGCGGAAACAGCGCGAGGCGATCGCGCTGTTCTACCTGGCCGACCTGCCGGTGACCGATATCGCCGAGTCGCTGCGCGTCTCACCGAACGTCGTCAAGTCGCGGCTGCACCGCGGGCGCCTGGCGCTGGCCGAGCAGCTCGGCGACCGCGACCTCCAGCCGCTGCCACTGATCACCGGAGGCCGCCATGAATGTGCGTGA
- a CDS encoding GNAT family N-acetyltransferase yields MDARRATVADAAALTRMRALMLEAMGADVGAPDAPWRKAAEDWFAEQLARTDTFAAFVVDDPDLGVVCSAAGICDRHAPGPANLDGLSGHVFNVSTDPRRRRRGLARLCVTALLGWFREESGVAAVGLHATGDGEALYRSVGFAEPRFPELKLRLT; encoded by the coding sequence ATGGATGCCCGACGAGCCACCGTCGCCGACGCCGCCGCACTGACCCGGATGCGCGCGCTGATGCTGGAGGCGATGGGCGCGGACGTCGGCGCGCCGGACGCGCCGTGGCGCAAGGCCGCGGAGGACTGGTTCGCCGAGCAGCTGGCTCGTACGGACACCTTCGCCGCCTTCGTCGTCGACGACCCTGACCTGGGCGTCGTGTGCAGCGCGGCCGGCATCTGCGACCGGCACGCTCCGGGGCCGGCCAACCTCGACGGCCTGAGCGGCCACGTGTTCAACGTCAGCACCGACCCGCGGCGGCGACGGCGTGGACTCGCACGGCTGTGCGTGACGGCGCTGCTCGGCTGGTTTCGCGAGGAGAGCGGGGTGGCCGCCGTCGGGCTGCACGCGACCGGCGACGGCGAGGCGCTCTATCGCTCGGTCGGCTTC